A single genomic interval of Psychroserpens sp. NJDZ02 harbors:
- a CDS encoding SIR2 family NAD-dependent protein deacylase: MKHLVVLTGAGMSAESGIKTFRGADGLWEGHDVMTVASPEGFAANPELVLEFYNQRRQQLLKVKPNKAHLELANLEKHFKVTIITQNIDDLHERAGSTNVVHLHGELLKVRSTKNKNVVLDWKKNLIIGDVDQKGNQLRPHIVWFGEAVPLIDKAMEICATADKLLIIGTSLQVYPAASLMHYVPENIPKFFIDPNPSISSTKDLTVIAETATQGINTFISIF; this comes from the coding sequence ATGAAACATTTAGTAGTACTTACTGGCGCAGGTATGAGTGCCGAAAGCGGCATAAAAACCTTTAGAGGTGCAGATGGCTTATGGGAGGGACATGATGTTATGACAGTAGCATCTCCAGAAGGATTTGCTGCTAACCCTGAACTGGTTTTAGAGTTTTATAACCAACGTAGACAGCAACTTTTAAAAGTTAAACCTAATAAAGCACACCTAGAACTCGCTAACCTAGAAAAACATTTTAAAGTCACTATTATTACTCAAAATATTGACGATCTTCACGAACGAGCAGGAAGTACAAACGTTGTGCATTTGCATGGCGAATTATTAAAAGTAAGAAGCACCAAAAATAAAAACGTCGTTTTAGACTGGAAAAAAAACCTTATTATTGGAGATGTTGATCAAAAAGGAAACCAACTAAGACCGCATATCGTATGGTTTGGAGAGGCTGTACCATTAATAGATAAAGCTATGGAAATATGTGCAACAGCAGATAAATTACTAATTATCGGTACCTCGTTGCAGGTCTATCCCGCAGCTAGTTTAATGCACTATGTCCCAGAAAATATACCCAAGTTTTTTATCGATCCTAATCCTTCTATTTCCAGTACTAAAGACTTAACTGTTATTGCTGAAACTGCTACGCAAGGTATTAACACCTTTATTTCGATTTTTTAA
- a CDS encoding DUF4421 family protein: MKYTLLLLSVFFSTHANSQNSVLSFREKLLLKSNINTQSESFSIQDNDQSVLVNANNTYRLEVAANYKFLGLKIGFSPSSRNSNFKSKFLNYQLNVFVKQWIQSIEYRKVQGFYQENNAELLTQFPKLKTTSWIGTTSYVLNNNFSLKHLTHLNEWQRETAGSFVPTLKYGFNRLSNIIDNQKVVENSFDISIAPAYYYTWAFKEHWFISSSIAPAVGLRFTTEKFNETTSKDIFVSRALDLTLQFGYTSETISAGASFNFDSNAINKDIAQSVVTDKSYASLYFGYRFEPPNFLKRTAQTIEDQLGL, from the coding sequence ATGAAATACACCTTGTTACTGCTCTCAGTATTTTTTTCAACACACGCTAACAGCCAAAACTCTGTCCTTTCTTTTAGAGAAAAGTTATTACTGAAATCAAATATTAATACACAAAGTGAATCCTTTTCTATTCAAGACAACGACCAATCTGTTTTAGTAAATGCTAATAACACCTATAGATTAGAAGTTGCTGCTAATTATAAATTTCTAGGCTTAAAAATCGGCTTTTCCCCAAGTAGTAGAAACTCCAATTTTAAATCCAAATTTTTAAATTATCAGCTAAACGTTTTTGTAAAACAATGGATACAAAGTATTGAATATAGAAAGGTTCAAGGTTTTTATCAAGAAAATAATGCCGAGTTATTGACGCAGTTCCCTAAATTAAAAACTACGAGTTGGATCGGGACAACATCCTATGTTTTAAATAATAATTTTTCTTTAAAACACTTAACGCATTTAAATGAATGGCAAAGAGAAACTGCCGGTAGTTTTGTACCCACATTAAAATATGGTTTTAATAGATTAAGTAACATCATAGACAATCAAAAGGTTGTAGAAAATAGTTTTGATATATCTATTGCCCCAGCTTATTATTATACCTGGGCATTTAAAGAGCATTGGTTTATCTCCTCCTCTATAGCTCCTGCAGTAGGCTTACGATTTACTACCGAAAAATTTAATGAAACGACAAGCAAAGACATCTTTGTATCACGTGCTTTAGATCTGACATTACAATTTGGTTATACTTCTGAAACTATTAGTGCTGGTGCTAGTTTTAATTTTGACTCGAATGCCATAAATAAAGATATCGCACAAAGTGTCGTTACAGATAAAAGTTATGCAAGCCTTTATTTTGGTTACAGATTTGAACCTCCTAATTTTTTAAAACGAACTGCGCAAACTATTGAAGACCAATTAGGTTTATAA